A stretch of Cyanobacterium sp. HL-69 DNA encodes these proteins:
- the mutS2 gene encoding DNA mismatch repair protein MutS2 — translation MIEQETFRLLEWQRLCHHLSKFAATKLGAIASSHLTVPKTLSETKKLLEQTKEVYRIETSLNPNWSFSGIHDIGDALERAKLGGMLKGDELLNLATTLAGIRKLRRVIEELEDAPTLKELVETLRTFPELEKEIHYCIDDRGEITERASPQLGEIRQKIKGLRSKIQQTLQSIIQRNGNALQEPVVTQRGDRFVLPLKASHSGQITGIVHDTSTTGSTLYLEPRAIVDLGNRLQTSRGQEKREEEKILRTLTEKVAEVWEELEELLAIATALDLATAKARYSLWLEGNPPEFVDFSSQENIVLRQLRHPLLVWQEKKEEGGAVVPIDVLIKPDTRVVAITGPNTGGKTVTLKTIGITALMAKVGIFIPAKDPVQIPWFEQVLADIGDEQSLEQNLSTFSGHIRRIIRIVDALRASNQPENPEDESLSPEEKETVNKLSKSLVLLDEVGAGTDPTEGTAIAIAILKHLAEHNLLTIATTHYGELKTLKYNDSRFENASVEFDDVSLQPTYRVLWGIPGRSNAIIIAQRLGLPSEVIEDSQELAGGCSQDVNQLIGELENQRREQEEKHKQAEDLLIKTERFYQEVEAKATSLQDRERDLKSQQEQAVQKMLLDAKSQIAQVIKELQKKGNPTAQGAQQARENLEKIGDRFLTPIHKSQKKSSYKPKVGERVRILSIGQTAEVLDVDETGEQLTARFGFMKMVLPFTDIESLDGKRFEKEKSPKTEVKQKAPKAQNNNKATKTTARIRVEKNTVDIRGQRVHLAEPVLEKAIASATELGLLWIVHGKGTGSLRSGVHDFLQRHPQVSKYETAPRNEGGTGVTIAYLK, via the coding sequence TTGATTGAACAAGAAACTTTCCGACTTTTAGAATGGCAAAGATTATGTCATCATCTTTCTAAATTTGCCGCTACAAAGTTAGGTGCGATCGCATCTAGCCACTTGACTGTACCCAAAACTTTGTCGGAAACCAAAAAGTTATTAGAGCAAACCAAAGAAGTATATCGCATCGAAACCAGTTTGAACCCTAACTGGTCATTTTCAGGTATCCACGACATCGGCGATGCCTTAGAGAGAGCAAAACTAGGGGGGATGCTCAAGGGGGATGAATTACTAAATCTTGCGACAACCCTGGCTGGAATTAGGAAATTAAGAAGGGTAATTGAAGAGTTAGAAGATGCTCCTACCCTCAAAGAATTAGTCGAGACATTAAGAACTTTCCCTGAATTAGAGAAAGAAATTCACTATTGCATAGATGATCGTGGGGAAATCACAGAAAGAGCATCTCCCCAATTAGGAGAAATTAGGCAAAAAATTAAAGGTTTAAGAAGTAAAATACAACAAACCTTACAAAGTATTATCCAGCGCAACGGTAACGCCCTCCAAGAGCCTGTAGTCACTCAAAGGGGCGATCGCTTCGTACTACCCCTCAAGGCTTCCCATAGTGGGCAAATAACGGGCATTGTACACGATACCTCCACCACAGGATCAACCCTATACCTAGAGCCTAGAGCTATTGTGGACTTGGGCAACCGTCTGCAAACCAGTAGAGGACAGGAAAAAAGGGAAGAAGAAAAAATATTACGAACCTTAACCGAAAAAGTAGCCGAAGTATGGGAAGAATTAGAAGAGTTATTGGCGATCGCCACTGCCCTTGATTTAGCCACCGCTAAAGCCAGATATAGCCTTTGGTTAGAAGGAAATCCTCCCGAATTTGTTGATTTTTCCTCCCAAGAAAATATTGTCCTGCGTCAACTACGCCATCCCCTCTTGGTGTGGCAAGAAAAAAAAGAAGAAGGGGGAGCTGTAGTACCCATCGATGTTTTGATTAAACCAGATACAAGGGTAGTAGCCATCACAGGCCCCAACACTGGGGGAAAAACCGTCACCCTAAAAACCATTGGCATTACCGCCCTCATGGCAAAAGTGGGTATTTTTATCCCGGCCAAAGATCCTGTGCAGATACCTTGGTTTGAGCAGGTTTTGGCCGATATTGGAGATGAGCAATCCCTAGAACAAAACTTATCCACCTTCTCTGGGCATATCCGCCGTATTATTCGCATTGTAGATGCCCTCAGAGCCTCTAACCAGCCCGAAAACCCTGAAGATGAATCCCTCTCCCCCGAGGAAAAAGAAACAGTTAATAAGCTCTCAAAATCCCTTGTTTTACTGGATGAAGTGGGGGCGGGGACAGATCCCACCGAGGGAACGGCGATCGCCATTGCCATCTTAAAACACCTTGCCGAGCATAATCTATTAACCATTGCCACTACCCATTATGGGGAATTGAAAACCCTAAAATATAACGATAGTCGCTTTGAAAACGCCTCCGTAGAATTTGATGATGTGAGCCTTCAACCCACCTATCGAGTATTGTGGGGCATCCCAGGGCGCTCCAATGCCATAATTATTGCCCAAAGGTTAGGTTTACCCTCAGAAGTCATCGAGGATTCCCAAGAGTTGGCAGGGGGTTGTTCCCAAGATGTCAACCAGTTAATTGGGGAGTTGGAAAACCAAAGAAGGGAGCAAGAGGAGAAACATAAACAGGCGGAGGATTTATTAATTAAAACCGAGCGTTTTTATCAAGAAGTCGAAGCTAAAGCCACCTCTTTACAGGATAGAGAAAGGGATTTAAAATCTCAACAGGAACAAGCGGTGCAAAAAATGCTCCTGGATGCCAAAAGCCAGATTGCTCAAGTGATTAAGGAGTTACAGAAAAAAGGTAATCCCACCGCCCAAGGGGCGCAACAGGCAAGGGAAAATCTGGAGAAAATTGGCGATCGCTTTTTAACCCCCATTCATAAATCTCAGAAAAAATCTAGTTATAAGCCCAAGGTAGGGGAAAGGGTCAGAATCTTGAGCATTGGGCAAACCGCCGAAGTGCTTGATGTGGATGAAACAGGGGAACAGTTAACAGCTCGTTTTGGCTTTATGAAAATGGTGCTACCGTTCACAGATATTGAATCTTTGGATGGTAAGAGGTTTGAGAAGGAAAAATCCCCTAAAACTGAGGTGAAACAAAAAGCCCCCAAGGCGCAAAATAATAATAAAGCGACTAAAACCACCGCAAGGATAAGGGTAGAAAAAAATACTGTGGATATTCGGGGGCAAAGAGTCCACTTAGCTGAACCTGTGCTGGAAAAGGCGATCGCCTCTGCCACAGAATTAGGACTGTTATGGATAGTCCATGGTAAAGGTACAGGGAGTTTACGCAGTGGGGTTCACGACTTTTTGCAACGGCATCCCCAAGTGAGTAAGTATGAGACAGCCCCCCGTAATGAAGGGGGTACAGGGGTTACTATCGCTTATTTGAAGTAG